Proteins from one Acidimicrobiales bacterium genomic window:
- a CDS encoding tyrosine-type recombinase/integrase: protein MAKRRGHGEGSIFFEESRQRWVGTVDLGNDGTGKRRRAKVTGRTKTEVRDKLRALQHQAEAGLPVGDGALSFGRYLDGWLADVLPARGRVKSTNTIANYGWAVERHLKPALGAKRLRALTPEDVEGLLRRLAADGMARNSVMRVRSVAVMALKHAQRRDLVARNVAELAEMPAAARAPEEGRSLTVEQAAQLLAVAEADPFGPLVVTGLMLGLRPGELCGLRWADVDLDGRTLHVRQARKRERGPDGREVLTFGEPKTPKSRRSLAMPAPVVAALQRQRALQARQRLVAGSAWADLDLVFANALGAPVDPSNLRRLFARLTERAGLGRWHPNELRHSACSLLSAAGVPLEHVADILGHDGTRMAARFYRHAVAPAVGAAVAPMEACSGRLAPPLAPLPASAGPRRRARSR, encoded by the coding sequence ATGGCTAAGCGACGCGGCCACGGCGAGGGCAGCATCTTCTTCGAGGAGTCGCGGCAGCGCTGGGTCGGTACGGTCGACCTCGGCAACGACGGCACGGGCAAGCGGCGGCGGGCGAAGGTCACCGGCCGCACGAAGACCGAGGTACGCGACAAGCTGCGGGCGCTCCAGCACCAGGCCGAGGCGGGGCTGCCCGTGGGCGACGGCGCGCTGAGCTTCGGGCGCTACCTCGACGGCTGGCTCGCCGACGTGCTGCCGGCCCGTGGCCGTGTGAAGTCCACCAACACGATCGCCAACTACGGCTGGGCAGTCGAACGCCACCTCAAGCCGGCGCTCGGCGCCAAGCGGCTACGCGCGCTGACGCCCGAGGACGTCGAGGGCCTGCTCCGCCGCCTGGCAGCGGACGGGATGGCCCGCAACAGCGTCATGCGCGTGCGGTCCGTCGCCGTCATGGCACTCAAGCACGCTCAGCGCCGCGACCTCGTAGCGCGCAACGTGGCCGAACTGGCAGAGATGCCGGCCGCGGCACGGGCACCGGAGGAGGGGCGCTCCCTCACCGTCGAGCAGGCGGCGCAGCTCCTCGCCGTCGCCGAGGCCGACCCCTTTGGCCCCCTGGTAGTCACCGGACTCATGCTCGGCCTTCGCCCCGGCGAGCTGTGCGGGCTGCGGTGGGCCGACGTCGACCTCGACGGGCGAACGCTTCACGTCCGGCAGGCCCGCAAGCGCGAGCGCGGCCCGGACGGGCGCGAGGTGCTGACGTTCGGGGAACCGAAGACGCCGAAGTCCCGGCGGTCGCTCGCCATGCCGGCGCCGGTGGTGGCCGCTCTCCAGCGTCAGCGGGCGCTACAGGCCCGCCAGCGGCTCGTAGCGGGCTCGGCGTGGGCAGACCTCGACCTCGTGTTCGCCAACGCCCTCGGGGCGCCCGTCGACCCGTCGAACCTGCGCCGCCTGTTCGCCCGGCTGACCGAGCGCGCGGGGCTCGGCCGGTGGCACCCGAACGAGCTTCGGCACTCCGCCTGCTCGCTCCTGTCGGCGGCCGGTGTCCCCCTCGAACACGTCGCCGACATCCTCGGCCACGACGGGACGCGGATGGCGGCCCGCTTCTACCGGCACGCCGTGGCACCGGCCGTGGGGGCGGCGGTGGCTCCCATGGAGGCCTGTTCGGGGCGGTTGGCTCCCCCTTTGGCTCCCCTACCGGCTAGCGCCGGCCCCCGCAGGCGGGCTCGGAGCCGCTGA
- a CDS encoding diacylglycerol kinase family protein — translation MAVSDGVVLVNPESGPDPEPTSAVREHFAGHEVIECDGDGLEKVASGAIEQGAGFVAMAGGDGSIRCVASLLAGTGIPLVPVPTGTRNHFSRELGIETVADAAAAVDGVRRRVDLAEVNGEHFVNNASIGFYAALVSERDSHERHLPKPLANVTAAWAQARKGHRFGAVVGGTTYRAWLVFVGNGCYGDGLTDLTSRAALDEAILDVRVLRADRVLARARTVLALLAGRLAASPLLASTREQDVVVELAGTPDVAVALDGEVVRLRPPLRFRSLPGALTVLVPPEADAKVAT, via the coding sequence GTCGGCCGTGCGGGAGCACTTCGCCGGCCACGAGGTCATCGAGTGCGACGGCGACGGCCTCGAGAAGGTGGCGTCCGGCGCCATCGAACAGGGAGCGGGCTTCGTCGCCATGGCCGGTGGCGACGGGAGCATCCGCTGCGTCGCCTCGCTCCTCGCCGGCACCGGCATCCCGCTCGTCCCCGTCCCGACGGGGACGCGCAACCACTTCTCACGCGAGCTCGGGATCGAGACGGTGGCCGACGCGGCCGCCGCCGTCGACGGCGTGCGCCGCCGGGTCGACCTGGCCGAGGTGAACGGCGAGCACTTCGTCAACAACGCCAGCATCGGGTTCTACGCCGCTCTCGTGAGCGAGCGGGACTCGCACGAACGCCACCTGCCCAAGCCGCTGGCGAACGTCACCGCGGCGTGGGCGCAGGCCCGCAAGGGCCACCGCTTCGGGGCCGTGGTCGGCGGGACCACGTACCGGGCCTGGCTGGTGTTCGTGGGCAACGGGTGCTACGGCGACGGCTTGACCGACCTGACCAGCCGCGCCGCCCTCGACGAGGCGATCCTCGACGTGCGCGTCCTTCGCGCCGACCGGGTCCTGGCGCGCGCCCGGACCGTCCTCGCGCTGCTCGCCGGTCGACTCGCCGCCTCCCCCCTGCTCGCGTCCACCCGGGAGCAGGACGTGGTGGTCGAGCTGGCCGGCACACCCGACGTGGCCGTTGCCCTCGACGGCGAGGTCGTGCGCCTGCGCCCGCCGTTGCGGTTCCGGTCGCTGCCCGGCGCCCTCACGGTCCTCGTCCCGCCGGAGGCCGATGCTAAGGTCGCGACCTGA